In Nostoc sp. UHCC 0926, a single genomic region encodes these proteins:
- a CDS encoding response regulator transcription factor yields the protein MSKIRIALIEDHDLTRVGIRTALLQKDEIEVVGEAGNAAEGLKMLKMVQPDIAIVDIGLPDKDGIELTREVKSTANGQQLVTKVLILTLRDNKEAVLAAFAAGADSYCMKDIKFDNLLEAIRVTYNGNAWIDPAIARIVLQQAQQNPQKLESAFVDIKTIASNPDYVENLEGIQPYSLTERELEVLQLIVEGCSNAVIAERLYITVGTVKTHVRNILNKLCADDRTQAAVRALRSGLVG from the coding sequence ATGAGTAAAATTCGTATCGCTCTGATTGAAGATCATGATCTAACTCGTGTGGGTATTCGGACAGCATTACTGCAAAAGGATGAAATTGAAGTTGTAGGTGAAGCTGGCAATGCTGCTGAAGGACTAAAAATGTTAAAAATGGTACAACCAGATATTGCCATTGTAGATATTGGTTTACCAGATAAGGATGGCATTGAGCTGACACGGGAGGTAAAATCTACTGCTAATGGGCAGCAGCTAGTCACAAAGGTGTTAATTTTGACACTGCGGGATAACAAAGAAGCTGTGTTGGCAGCTTTTGCCGCTGGTGCAGACTCTTACTGTATGAAAGATATCAAATTCGATAATTTGCTGGAAGCAATACGAGTAACTTACAATGGCAACGCCTGGATCGATCCAGCGATCGCTCGGATTGTATTACAACAAGCGCAACAAAATCCTCAAAAGTTGGAATCGGCTTTTGTAGATATCAAGACTATTGCCTCTAACCCTGATTATGTCGAGAATCTGGAAGGAATTCAACCTTACAGCCTGACAGAAAGGGAGTTAGAAGTGTTACAGTTGATTGTCGAAGGTTGTAGTAATGCAGTAATTGCGGAAAGACTTTACATCACTGTTGGGACTGTTAAAACTCACGTTCGCAATATTTTGAATAAGCTATGTGCCGATGACCGTACCCAAGCAGCAGTCCGCGCCTTGCGTTCTGGGTTAGTTGGATAA
- a CDS encoding armadillo-type fold-containing protein, which yields MAQASSSWQQLINQIPSWNWSLTKFKTKGATKQQTFKRFSGPGGFLGFLTIVVAMLLWNWKLLLALLIGVGVMVLVYSMQDWDWQLHWSKIRKFLNSSNRRLALAVVSGGLATVSTYMAAAIWVDSHSPWIAAGAIVQGVGTLLTLILLVWQIVNFYENREEDHLNQLLVNLTEKDPLKRLIALRQLTKIISRKRVDSSVQQDVVECLQLLLSREEEVVIREAAFKSLQACDRLQVLAPKTATTFVPVSAKVKHHVY from the coding sequence GTGGCACAGGCTTCGTCTTCTTGGCAGCAATTGATCAACCAGATCCCCAGCTGGAACTGGTCGCTGACAAAGTTCAAGACAAAAGGAGCTACAAAGCAGCAAACATTTAAGCGCTTCTCTGGGCCTGGGGGCTTTCTTGGGTTTCTGACAATCGTCGTTGCCATGTTGTTGTGGAACTGGAAACTGCTATTGGCTCTCTTAATTGGCGTTGGGGTAATGGTATTGGTTTACTCCATGCAGGATTGGGACTGGCAATTGCACTGGTCTAAAATCCGTAAGTTCTTAAACAGTTCAAATCGTCGGTTAGCCTTAGCAGTCGTCAGTGGTGGTCTTGCTACTGTCAGCACTTACATGGCAGCTGCAATTTGGGTTGACTCTCATAGTCCCTGGATTGCCGCTGGTGCTATTGTGCAAGGCGTGGGAACCCTGTTAACTTTAATTTTATTGGTATGGCAAATTGTCAACTTCTATGAAAATCGAGAAGAAGACCACCTCAATCAGTTGTTGGTCAATTTAACAGAAAAAGATCCATTGAAGCGGTTGATTGCCCTACGTCAACTAACTAAAATCATCAGCCGTAAGCGAGTTGATTCTTCAGTGCAGCAAGATGTTGTCGAATGCTTGCAACTTCTACTCAGTCGAGAGGAGGAAGTTGTAATCCGAGAGGCAGCTTTTAAGAGTTTACAAGCCTGCGATCGCCTACAAGTCCTAGCACCCAAAACAGCAACAACTTTCGTACCCGTATCAGCAAAAGTCAAGCACCACGTTTATTAG
- a CDS encoding WecB/TagA/CpsF family glycosyltransferase, with translation MSNGNQVFSVLGIPVHVMANYPGWLLECLHAGRGTHVVTLNAEMIMQAERNQFLAQVIKNAELVIPDGAGVVLYLRWLLWQKVQRYPGIELAEKLLQELGQQKTGAKVFFYGAAPGVASIAADFWQQQIPDLSIVGTHSGYHSPEEEAQLQQTLAQLQPQVIFVGLGVPRQELWIAENRHLCPQAIWIGVGGSFDIWSGTKTRAPAWLGNNHLEWLYRLYQEPWRWRRMLALPAFAVKAFVYRLTARGAIS, from the coding sequence ATGTCTAACGGCAATCAAGTATTTTCAGTGTTGGGAATACCAGTTCATGTAATGGCTAACTATCCAGGCTGGTTGTTAGAATGCCTGCACGCAGGCAGAGGAACTCATGTAGTAACGCTCAATGCAGAAATGATTATGCAGGCAGAGCGAAATCAATTCTTAGCTCAGGTGATTAAAAATGCTGAATTAGTGATTCCAGATGGAGCCGGGGTTGTTCTGTATTTGCGGTGGCTATTATGGCAAAAAGTGCAGCGTTATCCAGGGATTGAATTAGCAGAAAAACTTTTGCAAGAACTTGGGCAACAGAAGACAGGGGCAAAGGTATTTTTCTATGGAGCAGCGCCTGGAGTGGCCTCAATTGCGGCAGATTTTTGGCAGCAGCAAATTCCAGATTTGAGTATAGTAGGCACTCACTCAGGCTACCATTCCCCAGAAGAAGAAGCACAATTGCAACAAACTCTTGCTCAATTGCAGCCACAAGTGATTTTTGTCGGTTTGGGAGTGCCACGTCAAGAGTTATGGATTGCCGAAAACCGCCATTTGTGTCCTCAAGCAATTTGGATTGGCGTCGGTGGCAGTTTTGATATTTGGTCGGGAACTAAAACTCGTGCTCCCGCCTGGTTAGGAAATAATCATTTGGAATGGTTGTATCGGCTTTATCAAGAACCTTGGCGCTGGCGGCGGATGTTGGCTTTGCCAGCGTTTGCTGTGAAAGCGTTTGTTTATCGTTTGACAGCAAGGGGTGCAATTAGTTAA
- the ftsE gene encoding cell division ATP-binding protein FtsE: MPVLTTQVKTHKSVHREDSETQQHGSNTTAKVQLQSVTKTYTNGTHALLNANLEVKKGEFLFITGPSGSGKSTLLKLLYGQELPTQGEVIVDECNVAGLRGDRLSLLRRRIGIVFQDYKLISQRTVAENVTFVLQAQGYTRKEIQRRLEPTLKLVGLLSKADCFPDQLSGGEQQRVSIARAIVGTPPLLLADEPTGNLDPDNSWQVIQILQKLNSFGATVIVTTHDEQLVRRCNHRVVQVRNGRLSRK, from the coding sequence ATGCCAGTATTAACAACTCAAGTTAAAACACACAAATCCGTTCATAGAGAGGACAGTGAAACTCAACAGCACGGTAGTAATACTACTGCAAAGGTGCAATTGCAATCTGTAACCAAGACTTATACTAACGGCACTCACGCCTTGTTGAATGCGAACCTTGAGGTAAAAAAGGGAGAATTTCTGTTTATCACTGGGCCAAGTGGTTCAGGTAAATCAACGCTCTTGAAACTGCTGTATGGCCAGGAGTTACCCACACAGGGAGAAGTAATTGTTGACGAATGTAATGTAGCAGGTTTACGGGGCGATCGCTTGTCATTATTGCGGCGACGGATTGGCATTGTGTTTCAAGACTACAAATTGATTAGCCAACGAACAGTAGCGGAAAATGTAACTTTTGTGCTGCAAGCTCAAGGGTATACCCGTAAAGAAATTCAACGACGCCTAGAACCAACCTTGAAGCTGGTGGGTTTGCTGAGTAAAGCTGACTGCTTTCCAGATCAACTGTCTGGGGGAGAGCAACAGCGGGTGAGTATTGCCCGTGCGATCGTTGGTACACCACCGCTGCTGTTGGCGGATGAGCCTACTGGAAATCTCGATCCAGATAATTCCTGGCAAGTGATCCAGATTCTCCAGAAGTTAAATTCCTTTGGGGCTACAGTAATTGTTACCACTCACGATGAACAGTTGGTGCGGCGATGCAATCATCGGGTAGTGCAAGTTCGCAATGGACGGCTGTCTCGAAAATAA